In Macadamia integrifolia cultivar HAES 741 chromosome 5, SCU_Mint_v3, whole genome shotgun sequence, a single window of DNA contains:
- the LOC122078792 gene encoding plastidic ATP/ADP-transporter-like, giving the protein MEAVHQTKGLLSLPANPRIRVLNPPQGLRYRFKTRTNRALDGFSLSVNGFQRYIGCVSKNHGFGKNGRNLFTCRAEAAAAASANGQPLLGEVEKPKFLGIEVVTLKKIIPLGLMFFCILFNYTILRDTKDVLVVTAKGSSAEIIPFLKTWVNLPMAIGFMLLYTKLANVLSKQALFYTVIVPFIAFFGAFGFVLYPLSNVFHPTALADRLVATLGPRFVGPVAILRIWSFCLFYVMAELWGSVVISVLFWGLANQITTVDEAKRFYPLFGLGANVALVFSGRTVKYFSNMRKNLGPGVDGWAISLKGMMGIVVLMGLTICFLYWWVNTFVPFPTRSSKKKAKPKMGTMESLKFLVSSRYVRDLATLVVAYGISINLVEVTWKSKLKAQFPSPNEYSSFMGDFSTATGIATFTMMLLSQWIFDKYGWGVAATITPTVLLLTGVGFFSLILFGGPLAPIIGQLGITPLLAAVYVGALQNIFSKSAKYSLFDPCKEMAYIPLDEETKVKGKAAIDVVCNPLGKSGGALIQQFMILTFGSLANSTPYLGGVLLVIVFAWLAAARSLDTQFTALRREEELEKEMEDREAVKIPVLSEKSGNGTLANGSALNQTAGDASSSSSETTKPRTI; this is encoded by the exons ATGGAAGCCGTTCATCAGACAAAAGGGCTTCTTTCTCTGCCTGCAAACCCTAGAATCAGAGTCTTAAATCCACCACAGGGATTGAGATATCGATTCAAAACCAGAACCAATAGAGCCCTTGATGGGTTTTCTTTATCTGTTAATGGGTTCCAAAGATATATTGGTTGTGTGTCAAAGAATCATGGGTTTGGTAAGAATGGTAGAAATTTGTTTACTTGCAGAGCAGAAGCAGCGGCTGCGGCTTCAGCAAATGGGCAGCCATTACTGGGTGAGGTGGAGAAGCCCAAATTCTTGGGTATCGAGGTTGTTACCCTTAAGAAAATTATCCCTCTTGGGTTGATGTTCTTTTGTATTCTATTCAATTATACAATACTCAGAGATACAAAAGATGTCTTGGTTGTGACGGCTAAAGGGAGCAGTGCAGAGATTATACCATTTCTGAAGACTTGGGTGAATTTGCCTATGGCAATTGGATTTATGCTTTTGTACACCAAGCTCGCTAATGTATTGTCTAAGCAGGCTCTGTTTTATACAGTCATCGTTCCCTTCATCGCCTTCTTCGGAGCATTCGGGTTTGTTCTATACCCTCTTAGCAATGTATTCCATCCAACAGCCCTAGCAGATAGGCTTGTGGCGACGCTTGGCCCGAGATTCGTCGGCCCCGTTGCAATCTTGAGGATTTGGAGTTTCTGTTTGTTCTATGTCATGGCTGAGCTATGGGGGAGTGTTGtgatttcagttttattttggGGTCTTGCCAACCAG ATTACTACTGTTGACGAAGCCAAAAGATTCTATCCATTGTTTGGTCTTGGAGCAAATGTTGCACTTGTTTTCTCTGGGCGAACTGTGAAGTACTTTTCAAATATGAGAAAGAATTTGGGTCCTGGAGTTGATGGGTGGGCCATTTCCCTGAAAGGAATGATGGGTATTGTGGTTCTGATGGGCCTTACAATATGTTTTCTCTATTGGTGGGTGAATACTTTTGTTCCTTTTCCAACACGTAGCAGtaagaagaag GCAAAGCCGAAAATGGGTACAATGGAAAGCTTGAagtttttggtttcctcaagaTACGTGAGGGACCTAGCCACCTTAGTGGTTGCTTATGGTATTAGCATCAACCTTGTTGAGGTCACATGGAAGTCGAAGCTCAAGGCTCAG TTTCCCAGCCCTAATGAGTATTCGTCATTCATGGGTGATTTCTCAACTGCTACTGGGATAGCAACATTCACAATGATGTTATTGAGTCAATGGATATTTGACAAATACGGGTGGGGAGTTGCAGCCACAATCACCCCCACAGTACTGCTACTCACAGGAGTCGgcttcttttctctcattttattcGGGGGTCCACTGGCACCCATTATTGGGCAGCTTGGGATAACTCCGCTACTTGCAGCCGTGTATGTTGGTGCCTTGCAGAACATTTTCAGTAAGAGTGCGAAGTACAGTTTATTTGATCCTTGCAAAGAAATGGCTTACATTCCTTTGGATGAAGAAACCAAG GTTAAAGGAAAGGCAGCCATTGATGTTGTCTGCAATCCATTGGGGAAGTCTGGAGGGGCTTTGATCCAGCAATTCATGATATTGACATTTGGGTCACTAGCAAATTCAACTCCCTATCTTGGAGGAGTATTGTTGGTCATTGTTTTTGCATGGTTAGCAGCTGCAAGGTCTTTGGATACCCAGTTCACTGCATTGCGTAGGGAGGAAGAATTAGAGAAGGAAATGGAAGACAGAGAGGCTGTTAAGATACCAGTACTGTCTGAGAAGAGTGGGAATGGGACTCTTGCAAATGGATCAGCTTTGAATCAGACAGCAGGAGATGCATCCAGCAGTTCCTCTGAGACCACCAAACCCCGCACTATCTAA